A genomic window from Vigna radiata var. radiata cultivar VC1973A chromosome 2, Vradiata_ver6, whole genome shotgun sequence includes:
- the LOC106752871 gene encoding uncharacterized protein LOC106752871 encodes MSAEKRKRQLLELEEMRLHAYDSSKSYKEKVKFYHDKKLVKKIFHPGQQVSLFNSRFKLFADKLKSKWSGPFTIKDVKQYGAIELIDPSSDDPHRSWVVNGQRLKHYLGGEVDRLNTSVELIGP; translated from the coding sequence ATGTCTGCTGAGAAGAGAAAGAGGCAACTCCTTGAACTTGAAGAGATGCGGCTTCATGCTTATGATTCCTCCAAGAGTTACAAGGAGAAGGTCAAATTCTACCATGACAAGAAGCTGGTGAAGAAAATCTTCCATCCTGGTCAACAAGTCTCACTATTCAACTCCCGCTTCAAACTCTTTGCGGACAAATTGAAGTCCAAGTGGTCGGGTCCGTTTACTATTAAAGATGTCAAACAATATGGAGCAATTGAGTTGATAGATCCTTCCTCTGATGACCCACACAGAAGCTGGGTAGTTAATGGTCAAAGGCTCAAACACTACTTGGGTGGTGAGGTTGATCGCCTCAACACAAGTGTTGAGTTAATTGGCCCTTGA